A region of Vigna radiata var. radiata cultivar VC1973A chromosome 6, Vradiata_ver6, whole genome shotgun sequence DNA encodes the following proteins:
- the LOC106763931 gene encoding zinc finger CCCH domain-containing protein 25 isoform X1, translated as MNPLTLVKRTQNINAREAALGIGEQASWHAKYKDSAYVFVGGIPFDLTEGDLLAVFAQYGEVVDVNLVRDKGTGKSKGFAFLAYEDQRSTNLAVDNLNGAQIMGRIIRVDHVDKYKKKEEEDEETERQKREARGVCRAFQRGDCTRGASCKFSHDEQRAANTGWGQKEDNPKWGHDKFEGPKKGRSGTNQPNHNSENRDRGSRSKARANDAGFDNQPKRSDREERSRRWHDDDDTYKGRENNNRGEEKGSRRYGDDEFERKSREVRYRREEKKSRKDDYDDIPEQKDHRRREDKRSIKPDDGEYEPKLRDSDIREDKGPRTKDEDDFVSKAREPHRNREDRRSRKHSEDESAPRSREDYDRKQDNRFYRSDSDRPESKVRHDFERREEKRSRR; from the exons ATGAACCCTTTAACACTGGTGAAGCGCACTCAGAATATCAACGCCAGAGAAGCTGCACTCGGAATTGGCGAACAAGCTTCGTGGCACGCCAAGTACAAAGATTCCGCTTACGTATTCGTCGGTGGCATCCCCTTCGATCTCACCGAGGGTGATCTCCTCGCCGTTTTTGCTCA ATATGGGGAGGTTGTTGATGTTAATCTCGTTAGAGACAAGGGCACCGGAAAATCAAAGGGTTTTGCGTTTCTTGCCTATGAGGATCAAAGGAGCACAAATCTTGCTGTGG ATAATTTAAATGGGGCTCAGATTATGGGGAGAATTATTAGGGTGGACCATGTTGACAAGTAcaagaagaaagaggaagaagacgagGAGACAGAGCGGCAGAAGAGGGAGGCACGAGGCGTTTGTCGTGCGTTTCAAAGGGGTGATTGTACTCGTGGAGCTAGCTGCAAGTTTTCTCATGATGAGCAA AGAGCTGCAAATACAGGTTGGGGTCAGAAGGAAGACAATCCAAAATGGGGTCACGACAAATTTGAGGGTCCCAAAAAAGGGAGATCTGGCACCAATCAACCAAATCATAATTCAGAAAATAGAGACAGAGGTTCACGTTCTAAAGCCCGTGCCAATGATGCTGGATTCGATAACCAACCTAAGAGAAGTGATAGAGAAGAGAGGTCAAGGCGGTggcatgatgatgatgatacaTATAAgggaagagaaaataataatagaggAGAAGAGAAGGGATCAAGAAGGTATGGAGATGATGAATTTGAACGTAAGTCGAGAGAAGTACGATAtaggagagaagaaaagaaatcaagaaaGGATGATTACGATGATATTCCTGAGCAAAAAGATCATCGTAGAAGGGAAGACAAGAGGTCAATAAAGCCAGATGATGGTGAGTATGAACCCAAGTTGAGAGATTCGGACATAAGGGAAGATAAAGGACCCCGGACGAAGGATGAGGATGATTTTGTAAGCAAGGCAAGAGAACCTCATAGAAACAGGGAAGACAGAAGATCTCGAAAACACAGTGAAGATGAATCTGCACCAAGGTCAAGAGAAGATTATGATAGGAAGCAAGATAACAGGTTTTATAGAAGTGATAGTGATAGACCAGAGTCAAAGGTAAGACATGATTTTGAGAGGAGGGAAGAGAAAAGGTCAAGAAGGTAA
- the LOC106763931 gene encoding zinc finger CCCH domain-containing protein 42 isoform X2, whose translation MGRIIRVDHVDKYKKKEEEDEETERQKREARGVCRAFQRGDCTRGASCKFSHDEQRAANTGWGQKEDNPKWGHDKFEGPKKGRSGTNQPNHNSENRDRGSRSKARANDAGFDNQPKRSDREERSRRWHDDDDTYKGRENNNRGEEKGSRRYGDDEFERKSREVRYRREEKKSRKDDYDDIPEQKDHRRREDKRSIKPDDGEYEPKLRDSDIREDKGPRTKDEDDFVSKAREPHRNREDRRSRKHSEDESAPRSREDYDRKQDNRFYRSDSDRPESKVRHDFERREEKRSRR comes from the exons ATGGGGAGAATTATTAGGGTGGACCATGTTGACAAGTAcaagaagaaagaggaagaagacgagGAGACAGAGCGGCAGAAGAGGGAGGCACGAGGCGTTTGTCGTGCGTTTCAAAGGGGTGATTGTACTCGTGGAGCTAGCTGCAAGTTTTCTCATGATGAGCAA AGAGCTGCAAATACAGGTTGGGGTCAGAAGGAAGACAATCCAAAATGGGGTCACGACAAATTTGAGGGTCCCAAAAAAGGGAGATCTGGCACCAATCAACCAAATCATAATTCAGAAAATAGAGACAGAGGTTCACGTTCTAAAGCCCGTGCCAATGATGCTGGATTCGATAACCAACCTAAGAGAAGTGATAGAGAAGAGAGGTCAAGGCGGTggcatgatgatgatgatacaTATAAgggaagagaaaataataatagaggAGAAGAGAAGGGATCAAGAAGGTATGGAGATGATGAATTTGAACGTAAGTCGAGAGAAGTACGATAtaggagagaagaaaagaaatcaagaaaGGATGATTACGATGATATTCCTGAGCAAAAAGATCATCGTAGAAGGGAAGACAAGAGGTCAATAAAGCCAGATGATGGTGAGTATGAACCCAAGTTGAGAGATTCGGACATAAGGGAAGATAAAGGACCCCGGACGAAGGATGAGGATGATTTTGTAAGCAAGGCAAGAGAACCTCATAGAAACAGGGAAGACAGAAGATCTCGAAAACACAGTGAAGATGAATCTGCACCAAGGTCAAGAGAAGATTATGATAGGAAGCAAGATAACAGGTTTTATAGAAGTGATAGTGATAGACCAGAGTCAAAGGTAAGACATGATTTTGAGAGGAGGGAAGAGAAAAGGTCAAGAAGGTAA
- the LOC106763045 gene encoding UDP-glycosyltransferase 71K2, with protein MKNNVELIFIPAPGIGHLTSSLEFAQLLINRDNHLSVTILCIKFPLSPFADSYIKSALASPQIKLIDLPLIELPPHELIVKSPEHYICTFIESLKPHVKATLENILSSYPRSESQPVVRLVLDFFCLSMIDVGNELGIPSYMFMTSNVAFSAFILSLLNRGIEDVFNVSEPDLLIRGFPDPVPLSVFPHAVFNKDGGYAAFYKLAQRFLDTKGIIVNSFSDLEKYAIDALSDGQSQVPPIYAVGPLIDLKGQPNPKLDQAQHDKILKWLDEQPPSSVVFLCFGSMGGFAPSQTREIAVALQGSGVRFLWAMNSPPTADNVDRTLPEGFLEWMEGRGMICGWAPQVEVLAHKAIVGFVSHCGWNSILESLWFGVPILTWPIYAEQQLNAFWMERQYGLAVELRLDYKRSSDLVTAKEIEEGLKKLMDKDNMVHKNVLAMKEKARKAVLTSGSSFISVGKLIDNILGRN; from the coding sequence ATGAAGAACAACGTTGAGCTGATCTTCATTCCCGCACCAGGGATTGGCCACTTGACTTCATCCCTTGAATTTGCTCAGCTTCTAATCAACCGTGACAACCATCTTTCAGTCACGATTCTCTGCATCAAATTCCCTTTATCTCCATTTGCAGACTCTTACATCAAATCAGCTTTAGCCTCACCTCAGATCAAACTCATTGATCTCCCTCTTATAGAACTTCCTCCACATGAGTTAATTGTCAAGTCTCCTGAACACTACATATGTACCTTCATCGAGAGCCTGAAACCCCATGTCAAAGCCACCTTGGAAAACATCTTATCGTCCTATCCTAGGTCTGAATCACAACCAGTTGTTAGGTTGGTCCTAGATTTCTTTTGTCTGTCCATGATTGATGTGGGGAATGAACTTGGCATCCCCTCTTACATGTTCATGACTTCAAATGTTGCATTTTCAGCTTTTATTCTTTCCCTTCTGAATCGTGGGATAGAGGATGTGTTCAATGTCTCTGAGCCTGACTTGTTGATTCGGGGTTTCCCAGATCCAGTTCCTCTAAGTGTTTTTCCTCATGCTGTTTTTAACAAAGATGGTGGATATGCTGCATTTTACAAGCTTGCTCAGAGGTTCTTGGACACCAAAGGAATCATTGTTAATTCCTTCTCAGATTTGGAGAAGTATGCTATCGATGCATTATCCGATGGTCAGAGTCAAGTACCTCCAATCTATGCTGTTGGTCCTTTGATTGATCTCAAGGGTCAGCCAAACCCAAAATTAGATCAAGCCCAGCATGACAAAATATTGAAATGGCTAGATGAGCAACCACCTTCCTCTGTGGTGTTTCTTTGCTTTGGGAGCATGGGAGGGTTTGCTCCATCTCAAACAAGAGAAATAGCAGTAGCACTGCAGGGTAGTGGGGTTCGGTTCTTGTGGGCTATGAATTCTCCACCAACTGCAGATAATGTAGACAGAACCTTACCAGAAGGTTTCTTAGAATGGATGGAGGGTAGGGGAATGATATGTGGATGGGCACCCCAGGTGGAGGTTCTGGCCCACAAAGCCATTGTAGGCTTTGTTTCTCATTGTGGGTGGAATTCTATTTTGGAAAGCTTGTGGTTTGGGGTACCAATATTGACATGGCCTATCTATGCAGAACAACAGTTGAATGCATTTTGGATGGAGAGGCAATATGGATTAGCAGTGGAGTTGAGACTGGACTATAAAAGGAGCAGTGATCTTGTAACGGCAAAGGAGATAGAGGAAGGGCTGAAAAAATTGATGGACAAAGATAACATGGTACACAAGAACGTGCTAGCGATGAAAGAGAAGGCCAGGAAAGCTGTCCTCACCAGTGGTTCTTCTTTCATTTCTGTTGGAAAActaattgataatatattgGGAAGGAACTGA
- the LOC106763403 gene encoding ethylene-responsive transcription factor 3-like codes for MDLPDPYGEDVTMEDFCCTSAISTSSAYGEDVTVLNYLFWKIGCNEIGAWVLNSMFVCKSIFERLDASVVTVAAAAANKSLLKEPQYQGVRKRPWGRFVVEIRDPLKKAKVWLETFDSVEEAARAYDTIAQTLRCQRRWMF; via the exons ATGGATCTACCTGATCCTTACGGCGAGGACGTCACCATGGAGGACTTTTGTTGCACGTCTGCAATTTCCACTTCTTCAGCTTACGGCGAGGACGTCACAGTGCTAAATTACTTGTTTTGGAAAAT TGGGTGTAACGAGATTGGCGCGTGGGTCTTGAATTCCATGTTTGTGTGCAAGAGTATCTTCGAGAGGTTAGACGCGTCAGTGGTCACGGTTGCGGCTGCGGCGGCCAACAAATCCCTTTTAAAGGAGCCTCAATACCAAGGCGTGAGAAAGAGACCGTGGGGGAGGTTCGTAGTAGAGATCAGAGACCCGTTGAAGAAAGCCAAGGTTTGGTTAGAAACCTTTGATTCTGTCGAGGAAGCTGCTCGAGCCTATGACACCATCGCACAGACTCTCCGATGTCAGAGGCGGTGGATGTTTTGA
- the LOC106764176 gene encoding anthocyanidin 3-O-glucosyltransferase 2 translates to MAEMKKKAGLIFFTIPGIGHLGSSLELAQLLINRHNHLSITILCMKLPHAPYSDAYIRSITASQPQIQAIDLPHVEPPPQELLNRSIPHYIWTLLQILKPQVKATVQNILSSSQSNPVIGLVIDVFCSPIIDVGNDLGIPSYLFMPSNVGFLSLMLSLQKRQVGDVFCDSDSKWLIPGFPDPFPSSVMPDAVFSKEGGYAAYYNLAQRFQDSKGIIVNTFSELEQYAIDALCDGQIQTPSIYAVGPLINLKGHPNPNLDHAQHDRILKWLDEQPDSSVVFLCFGSRGSFDPPQTREIAQALQRSGVRFLWTMRTSPPTTKTEERTLPEGFLEWTEGRGMLCDWAPQVEVLAHKAIGGFVSHCGWNSILESLWFGVPILTWPIYAEQQLNAYRMVREFRLAVELRLDYRRGSDLVMAEEIEKGLKQLMDRDNTVHKKVKEMQEMARKVVLNGGSSFISVEKLIDVMTLNFLVGLPSSHFDESINEKA, encoded by the coding sequence ATGGCtgaaatgaagaagaaagcaGGGTTGATCTTCTTCACCATACCGGGGATTGGCCACTTAGGTTCATCTCTCGAATTAGCACAACTTTTGATCAACCGTCATAACCATCTTTCGATCACAATCCTCTGCATGAAGCTCCCTCATGCTCCCTATTCAGATGCATACATCAGATCAATTACAGCTTCACAACCACAAATCCAAGCCATTGATCTCCCTCACGTAGAACCCCCTCCACAGGAACTACTAAATAGATCAATACCACACTACATATGGACCCTCTTGCAGATTCTCAAACCCCAGGTCAAAGCCACAGtacaaaacattttatcatcATCTCAGTCAAATCCCGTTATTGGGTTGGTCATAGATGTTTTCTGTTCACCGATTATTGATGTGGGAAACGACCTAGGCATCCCTTCTTATTTGTTCATGCCCTCAAATGTTGGGTTTTTGAGTCTCATGCTTTCCCTTCAGAAACGTCAAGTTGGTGATGTGTTCTGTGATTCTGATTCAAAATGGTTGATTCCGGGTTTCCCTGATCCATTTCCTTCTAGTGTTATGCCTGATGCTGTTTTTAGCAAAGAGGGTGGATATGCTGCTTATTATAATCTTGCTCAGAGGTTCCAGGACTCCAAAGGGATCATTGTCAATACTTTTTCAGAGTTGGAGCAGTATGCTATTGATGCATTATGTGACGGTCAAATTCAAACACCTTCTATCTATGCTGTTGGTCCACTGATTAATCTCAAGGGTCATCCTAACCCAAATTTGGATCATGCACAACATGACAGAATATTGAAATGGCTAGATGAGCAACCTGATTCCTCTgtagtttttctttgttttggaaGTAGAGGAAGTTTTGATCCACCTCAAACAAGAGAAATAGCACAAGCACTTCAGCGTAGTGGAGTTAGGTTCTTGTGGACTATGCGTACTTCACCACCAACAACAAAAACTGAAGAGAGAACGTTACCAGAAGGGTTTTTAGAGTGGACAGAAGGTAGGGGAATGCTATGTGATTGGGCACCACAAGTGGAGGTTCTGGCCCACAAAGCCATTGGGGGATTTGTGTCTCATTGTGGATGGAACTCTATTTTAGAAAGCTTGTGGTTTGGAGTACCAATATTGACATGGCCTATTTATGCAGAACAGCAGCTGAATGCTTATAGGATGGTGAGGGAATTTAGATTGGCAGTGGAGCTGAGACTGGACTATAGAAGGGGTAGTGATCTTGTAATGGCGGAGGAGATTGAGAAAGGGCTAAAACAGTTAATGGATAGAGATAATACGGTACACAAGAAGGTGAAAGAAATGCAAGAGATGGCTAGGAAAGTTGTACTCAATGGTGGGTCTTCTTTCATCTCTGTTGAGAAACTCATTGATGTCATGACATTGAATTTCTTGGTGGGGTTGCCTAGCAGCCACTTTGATGaatcaattaatgaaaaagcctAA